From Terriglobales bacterium, one genomic window encodes:
- a CDS encoding PLP-dependent aminotransferase family protein, with amino-acid sequence MQKATISTDTDSGSGNLPLYLQLAGDVRQLIERGVFKIGDRLPSVRDLRRKYRVSAATAVQAYVWLERDGLVKSRERSGFYAAQPIAYPEPKTRRALVSPVGVGIGVQVLDLLRRINDRSLVPLGVGSLGPELLPVMRVNRAIRRAAARSPLHSAFYGTINGAAELRRQIARLQFAGGFSGDPDNIVVTSGGLEALNLALRAVAKPGEVIAVESPTYFGVLQAAESLGVKVVEVPAHPRSGIDLDLLERAIKQNKIKAVIVMPNCHNPQGTVMSDDAKAELVALTHGHNVAVIEDDIYGELAYTQTRPRTAKSYDRKGLVLLCGSFSKVLAPGLRVGWIEPGQFRTEVETLKSITSLVTATLPQLAIAELLESGFYERYVRRLRIRLADRVSRYVSAITKFFSPGTRMTQPSGGNLLWIQLPKNSDGTLLYHRAMESGISILPGEIFSPSRKHQGFIRVSCGAPWSPKVEDAIETLAELCRQTLD; translated from the coding sequence ATGCAGAAAGCGACTATATCAACCGATACAGATTCGGGCTCCGGGAATCTGCCTCTGTACCTGCAGCTGGCGGGCGACGTTCGCCAGCTTATTGAACGTGGTGTGTTCAAAATTGGAGACCGTCTGCCGTCGGTGCGGGACCTGCGACGAAAATATCGGGTGAGCGCCGCGACCGCCGTGCAGGCCTACGTGTGGCTGGAGCGCGACGGGCTGGTGAAGTCGAGGGAGCGATCGGGGTTCTATGCCGCACAACCGATTGCGTATCCAGAACCGAAGACGAGGCGCGCGCTAGTCTCGCCGGTGGGAGTGGGCATTGGAGTTCAGGTGCTGGACCTGCTGCGCCGGATCAACGATCGCAGCCTGGTTCCGCTGGGGGTAGGCAGTCTTGGGCCCGAGCTTTTGCCGGTGATGCGAGTGAATCGGGCGATACGGCGGGCGGCTGCGCGGTCGCCCTTGCACAGCGCATTTTATGGGACCATCAACGGGGCCGCTGAGCTGCGGCGGCAGATTGCGCGCTTGCAATTTGCCGGAGGGTTTAGTGGCGATCCGGACAACATCGTGGTGACATCTGGCGGGCTTGAGGCGCTAAACCTGGCCCTAAGAGCGGTAGCAAAACCTGGCGAAGTAATAGCAGTTGAGAGCCCGACATACTTTGGAGTACTGCAAGCAGCGGAATCGCTGGGCGTTAAGGTTGTGGAAGTGCCTGCTCATCCGCGCTCGGGAATTGATCTTGACCTGTTGGAACGTGCTATCAAGCAGAACAAGATCAAAGCCGTGATCGTGATGCCGAATTGCCATAATCCGCAAGGAACGGTGATGAGCGATGACGCAAAGGCGGAGCTGGTGGCGCTTACTCATGGTCATAACGTCGCCGTGATTGAAGATGATATTTATGGTGAGCTGGCGTATACCCAAACGCGGCCGCGGACAGCAAAATCTTACGACCGCAAAGGATTGGTCCTGCTTTGCGGATCATTTTCGAAGGTGCTGGCGCCGGGACTACGGGTGGGTTGGATCGAGCCCGGGCAGTTCCGCACGGAAGTCGAGACCTTGAAAAGCATTACCTCATTGGTGACGGCGACGCTGCCGCAGCTGGCGATCGCGGAGTTGCTGGAGAGCGGATTCTACGAGCGTTATGTCCGCCGCTTACGAATTCGGCTGGCCGACCGCGTCTCGCGCTATGTGAGCGCTATCACAAAATTCTTTTCGCCGGGGACCCGAATGACTCAACCTTCGGGCGGAAACTTGTTGTGGATCCAACTCCCCAAAAACAGTGACGGCACTCTTCTCTATCATCGCGCCATGGAAAGCGGGATCAGCATTTTGCCGGGAGAGATTTTTTCTCCATCCCGGAAGCACCAGGGCTTCATCCGGGTGAGCTGTGGCGCGCCCTGGTCGCCAAAAGTTGAGGATGCAATTGAGACTCTGGCCGAGCTTTGCCGCCAGACGCTGGACTGA
- a CDS encoding Crp/Fnr family transcriptional regulator, whose product MGSFSFTRWDTSKISSNEPSCSRATTEKNNPDTLPTDTRMKASGLLGRATRSGQVDGRSELFHGLSEKQTKAILSLGKRRREERGNFFFQQGDPTEGLYLLESGHAKVFHVTDEGKQTVLGFVGPGRIFGVSALLSAPHYFASAEAVAPTEAVFWKRDVLKRVLREHGRFSFNMLMLTAYHLSKLRERYVYLTTQRVERRIAWALTTLGRQIGKQKNGVYVIPEGFSGEDLADMAGTTKYTLSRVLGGWERKGWLTKSRGRIVVQRPESLTKFRDDIE is encoded by the coding sequence ATGGGCTCCTTCAGCTTTACACGTTGGGATACATCGAAGATTTCATCCAATGAACCCAGTTGCTCCAGAGCAACGACAGAAAAAAACAATCCAGATACCCTCCCCACCGATACAAGAATGAAAGCGTCGGGCCTTTTAGGGAGGGCAACACGATCGGGTCAAGTGGATGGGAGGAGCGAGCTTTTTCATGGCCTCTCCGAGAAACAAACAAAAGCCATCCTGAGTCTTGGGAAACGCCGAAGAGAGGAGCGAGGCAACTTTTTCTTCCAACAAGGGGACCCAACGGAAGGCCTTTATCTCCTGGAAAGTGGCCACGCAAAGGTCTTCCATGTCACCGATGAGGGAAAACAGACGGTCCTCGGTTTTGTTGGCCCAGGAAGGATTTTTGGAGTCTCGGCGCTTTTATCCGCTCCACATTATTTCGCAAGTGCTGAAGCCGTAGCCCCCACTGAAGCAGTGTTCTGGAAGCGGGACGTTCTGAAGCGGGTGCTGCGTGAGCATGGCCGGTTTTCATTCAACATGTTGATGCTCACCGCCTATCACCTGAGTAAACTTCGTGAGAGGTACGTGTATTTGACCACGCAGCGAGTGGAGCGCCGGATCGCCTGGGCGCTGACCACTCTTGGGCGACAAATTGGAAAACAAAAGAACGGTGTGTACGTGATCCCGGAGGGATTTAGCGGCGAAGATCTTGCCGACATGGCGGGGACGACTAAGTACACGCTGAGCCGGGTACTTGGAGGTTGGGAGCGGAAGGGCTGGCTGACAAAGAGTCGAGGGCGGATTGTCGTCCAGCGTCCTGAGAGCCTGACGAAATTTAGAGACGATATCGAGTAG
- a CDS encoding response regulator transcription factor, whose translation MARVRILIADDHSVVRRGLRSLLESRPDWQVVGDAATGREAVEHARRLKPDIVILDMTMPELNGLEATRQILKQAPHTEVLILTMHSSEEVAREVLRAGARGFLLKSDADNALLTAVETLSRHKPFLTPHVTELVLEKYVGEDAGLGANVHSADRLTPREREVIQLVAEGKSNKEVASSLGVSTKTVEAHRANIMNKLDLHSVSDLVRYAVRNKIVQA comes from the coding sequence GTGGCAAGAGTTCGCATCCTGATCGCCGATGACCACTCGGTTGTCCGCCGAGGTCTTCGCTCGTTGCTTGAATCCCGCCCAGACTGGCAGGTGGTGGGTGATGCCGCCACCGGCCGGGAGGCTGTCGAACACGCCAGGCGACTGAAGCCGGACATCGTCATACTCGACATGACTATGCCGGAATTGAATGGCCTGGAAGCCACCCGGCAAATCCTGAAGCAGGCGCCGCACACCGAGGTGCTCATCCTGACAATGCACAGTTCCGAAGAAGTAGCGCGTGAAGTGCTGCGCGCGGGCGCACGTGGGTTCTTGCTGAAGTCGGATGCCGACAATGCGCTGCTCACAGCGGTGGAAACGCTCAGCCGGCACAAGCCTTTCTTGACTCCTCATGTAACTGAGCTCGTTTTGGAAAAATATGTAGGCGAAGATGCGGGTCTCGGAGCAAATGTCCACTCCGCTGACCGGCTGACTCCACGTGAACGCGAGGTGATTCAGCTTGTCGCCGAAGGCAAAAGCAATAAAGAGGTGGCCAGTTCCTTGGGTGTGAGTACCAAGACCGTGGAAGCTCATCGCGCCAACATCATGAACAAGCTCGACCTTCACTCTGTCAGCGACCTGGTGCGATACGCCGTACGAAACAAAATCGTTCAAGCTTAG
- a CDS encoding DUF6600 domain-containing protein: MKILVRFGAGLLVIALLCAAAMADDDPPGRVARLQYMSGQVSLQPGGLNDWVEAVNNRPLTTADRLWSDKESRAELNLGAATMRVNAETSLTLTNLTDGTLQVELDQGTLNLRVRRLYHGEIYEVDTPNLAFMVMKAGNYRFDVDPNGDSTLVTVWRGEGEATGEGRSVRVKGDRRARFTGGASLEHEISDDPERDGFDDWCRVRDKRQASLQSARYVSPSVIGAEDLDEYGTWRVVPEYGAMWVPRVDPDWAPYHYGHWAWVEPWGWTWVDDAPWGFAPSHYGRWVHYGGTWAWCPGPVAARPVYAPALVAWVGGGGVSVGVTIGEAPTVGWFPLSYGEPYIPPYRGSRNYFQNVNVSNTRITNITNVTNNYYNNNTTITKNNTTIINNNTTNITNNRTTNVANNSIHVNGNHNNVHIRYANQNVPGAVTAVPGNVMASSQPVAKSAVHVPASEWRKAPVGAAPPIAPSRESVLGERAGRPASMPRGQGISRPIVMRTAAPPKPIPFAAKQEALEHNHGRPLDRDTEKQLRERVARQQSNAPGRMAEKQPVQAERPAGPAATRNPASHQPDQRPAMQSEAQPRGHGVQAPQNQGPQGHAVPRPPQRNSAPQPNYQPVVSSPRQGEPRIVRQAPANTAPIPRDATQHESGMNEPRRPDHQMTAPRPQSAPDRGPSSPIAAPAPRPTESRPHAEPAHADRPAPHAQSAPSGGGRPAQSPAPSAPPAGHGKDTKDKAHGDNKH, translated from the coding sequence ATGAAAATCTTAGTGAGGTTCGGAGCGGGACTTCTTGTAATAGCGCTGCTATGCGCAGCCGCCATGGCGGACGACGATCCGCCGGGCCGCGTGGCCAGGTTGCAATACATGTCCGGACAAGTTTCGTTGCAGCCCGGTGGCCTAAACGACTGGGTTGAAGCGGTAAACAATCGCCCGCTGACTACTGCCGATCGTCTGTGGAGCGACAAAGAGTCGCGCGCCGAGCTGAATCTGGGCGCCGCCACCATGCGCGTGAACGCAGAAACCAGCCTTACGCTAACCAACCTCACGGATGGCACTCTGCAGGTCGAACTCGACCAGGGCACGCTGAATTTACGTGTCCGCCGTCTCTACCACGGCGAAATTTACGAGGTGGATACACCCAACCTTGCGTTTATGGTAATGAAAGCCGGCAACTACCGCTTCGATGTTGATCCAAATGGCGACAGCACGTTAGTTACGGTTTGGCGCGGCGAAGGCGAAGCCACCGGCGAAGGCCGCAGCGTAAGAGTGAAAGGTGACCGGCGCGCCCGCTTTACCGGCGGCGCATCTCTCGAACACGAGATTTCTGATGATCCCGAACGTGATGGCTTTGACGATTGGTGCCGTGTTCGCGACAAGCGCCAGGCTTCTTTGCAATCCGCACGCTACGTTTCGCCGAGCGTGATTGGCGCCGAGGACCTCGACGAGTACGGAACCTGGCGTGTGGTGCCTGAGTACGGCGCCATGTGGGTGCCTCGGGTAGATCCCGACTGGGCTCCTTACCACTACGGTCACTGGGCCTGGGTTGAGCCCTGGGGATGGACCTGGGTTGACGATGCTCCCTGGGGATTTGCTCCCAGCCACTATGGCCGGTGGGTGCACTACGGTGGAACTTGGGCCTGGTGTCCCGGACCCGTGGCAGCTCGTCCCGTATATGCGCCTGCTTTGGTGGCCTGGGTCGGTGGTGGAGGTGTGAGCGTCGGCGTGACCATCGGTGAAGCCCCGACCGTCGGATGGTTTCCACTCAGTTATGGTGAGCCGTATATCCCGCCGTACAGAGGAAGCCGCAACTATTTCCAAAATGTGAACGTCTCCAACACTCGCATCACGAACATCACCAACGTTACTAACAACTACTACAACAACAATACGACGATTACCAAGAACAACACCACCATCATCAACAACAACACAACGAACATCACCAACAACCGGACGACCAACGTTGCCAACAACAGCATTCACGTTAACGGCAACCACAACAATGTGCACATCCGGTATGCGAACCAGAACGTCCCCGGAGCAGTAACCGCCGTACCCGGCAATGTAATGGCGAGTTCACAGCCGGTAGCAAAGTCGGCGGTGCACGTGCCGGCAAGCGAATGGAGAAAGGCACCGGTCGGGGCAGCTCCGCCGATCGCGCCTTCAAGAGAGAGCGTCCTTGGGGAGAGAGCTGGCCGTCCCGCTTCCATGCCGCGAGGACAAGGGATCTCCAGGCCGATCGTAATGAGGACCGCGGCCCCGCCGAAACCAATTCCGTTCGCCGCTAAACAGGAAGCGCTGGAGCATAATCATGGCCGCCCGTTGGATCGCGACACAGAAAAGCAATTAAGGGAAAGAGTGGCACGGCAGCAGTCGAATGCTCCGGGAAGAATGGCGGAAAAGCAGCCTGTTCAAGCAGAAAGACCAGCAGGACCCGCTGCAACGCGCAACCCGGCTTCACACCAACCCGACCAACGACCTGCCATGCAGAGCGAAGCGCAGCCGCGTGGTCACGGTGTTCAAGCTCCCCAGAATCAAGGACCACAGGGGCATGCTGTGCCGCGGCCGCCGCAGCGCAACAGCGCACCTCAACCTAATTACCAGCCGGTAGTCAGCTCGCCGCGGCAAGGCGAACCTCGCATCGTGCGACAAGCGCCAGCAAACACCGCTCCCATTCCACGTGACGCCACACAGCATGAATCCGGAATGAATGAACCGCGTCGTCCGGACCACCAGATGACTGCTCCACGCCCACAATCTGCACCCGATCGTGGTCCGAGCAGCCCGATTGCTGCCCCCGCGCCGCGTCCAACTGAATCCCGGCCGCATGCTGAACCGGCTCACGCAGATCGGCCCGCTCCTCACGCGCAATCAGCCCCCAGCGGTGGCGGACGCCCAGCGCAATCGCCCGCTCCCAGTGCGCCACCAGCTGGACATGGAAAAGACACGAAAGACAAGGCGCACGGGGATAATAAACACTGA
- a CDS encoding DegQ family serine endoprotease encodes MQGAFYVRQPVAVFLLASVLVMGGLVGGALTSLAGRPVFGAPREVPVFIEQGSKNQELRDNTSGFAQVLKPALPAVVNISSSRVVKTPNEPLFNDPFFGRFFGDQSPQPPREQRMRGLGSGVIVSRDGYILTNNHVVEQATEIKVVLADKREFRGKVVGTDPKTDVAVVKIPATDLPTLALSDSSKAQVGDFALAIGDPFGLGETATLGIVSATGRGNLDIEDYEDFIQTDAAINPGNSGGALINAHSELIGINTAILAGASGGNQGIGFAVPVNMARYVMEQILKHGKVVRGYLGVVIQEVTPDLAKAFKVPPGKGALVGDVSPNGPAAKAGLKKGDVIVELNGKPIDGPNQLKLQIASMAPGSVAHLKILRDGQPQDVTVTLGELPEKNAESAPGGGSAENSPLRGVQVDEMTARVARELGLPATTKGVVVTDIDPGSPAADAGLRPGDVIQEINRQPVTSVSEYQRIVRQAGKQSLVLLVNRHGNTAFVAVPAD; translated from the coding sequence ATGCAAGGAGCATTCTACGTGCGCCAGCCGGTTGCGGTCTTCCTCCTCGCCTCCGTGCTCGTCATGGGTGGTTTAGTAGGAGGCGCGCTTACTTCGTTGGCGGGTCGTCCGGTATTCGGAGCCCCCCGCGAAGTGCCCGTATTCATTGAGCAAGGTTCCAAGAATCAAGAGCTGCGCGACAACACCTCCGGATTTGCGCAAGTCCTGAAACCCGCCTTGCCGGCGGTGGTAAACATTTCATCGTCGAGGGTTGTAAAGACACCGAACGAGCCATTGTTCAACGATCCCTTCTTTGGCCGGTTTTTCGGAGATCAATCACCTCAGCCGCCTCGCGAGCAGCGAATGCGGGGGCTGGGATCGGGGGTAATCGTCAGTCGAGACGGGTACATACTCACCAACAACCATGTGGTAGAGCAGGCCACGGAAATTAAGGTAGTCCTTGCGGACAAAAGAGAGTTCAGAGGCAAGGTAGTAGGAACAGACCCCAAAACCGATGTAGCCGTGGTGAAGATTCCGGCTACTGATCTGCCGACCCTGGCGCTGAGTGATTCCTCGAAAGCACAGGTCGGCGATTTTGCACTGGCCATCGGAGATCCATTCGGCCTTGGCGAGACCGCCACCCTTGGGATCGTCAGTGCGACGGGGCGCGGCAACCTTGACATCGAGGATTATGAAGACTTCATTCAGACCGACGCCGCCATTAATCCCGGAAACTCCGGCGGCGCTCTCATCAATGCACATAGCGAGCTCATTGGCATAAATACCGCGATCCTTGCCGGTGCCAGTGGAGGCAATCAAGGTATTGGATTCGCCGTACCGGTCAACATGGCCCGGTATGTGATGGAGCAAATTCTGAAGCACGGCAAGGTGGTGCGCGGCTACCTGGGAGTTGTGATCCAGGAAGTCACGCCCGATCTCGCCAAGGCCTTTAAGGTGCCGCCCGGCAAGGGGGCGCTAGTCGGTGATGTGTCCCCCAATGGCCCAGCTGCGAAGGCCGGGCTGAAGAAAGGGGATGTAATAGTAGAGCTAAACGGGAAGCCGATCGATGGACCGAATCAGCTGAAGTTGCAGATCGCGTCCATGGCTCCCGGCAGCGTAGCTCACCTCAAGATCTTGCGTGACGGCCAGCCACAAGATGTCACGGTTACATTGGGTGAGCTGCCGGAGAAAAACGCGGAGAGTGCGCCTGGCGGTGGCTCCGCGGAGAACAGCCCGTTACGAGGAGTCCAAGTAGACGAGATGACCGCCCGCGTGGCGCGTGAGCTAGGGCTGCCCGCGACTACCAAAGGAGTCGTGGTGACGGATATTGACCCGGGGTCGCCTGCCGCTGATGCAGGCCTTCGTCCCGGCGACGTGATCCAGGAGATTAATCGGCAACCGGTAACTTCAGTTTCCGAGTACCAGCGCATCGTACGTCAGGCAGGCAAGCAATCGCTTGTCCTGCTGGTAAACCGTCACGGAAATACGGCCTTCGTTGCTGTACCTGCGGACTAA
- a CDS encoding TonB family protein, which translates to MGEDWKRWQGRVVDGHVLGQYLGGSDHSAVFLTERSEAPGSKFAIKLIAADPKDAEAQLSRWNWAAKLSHPHLVRLFEMGRCQLDKKQLLFVVMEYAEENLSQILPKRSLTPGEAYEMLAPTLDALSFIHRKGLVHGHLKPSNVLAVGEQLKLSSDGMCTVGSAAKKPAQPGVYDPPVSRDPALSPADDVWSLGVLICEALTQRLPVITPEQDVAAVPAQMPIPLLEVARLCLRVAPQERGSIEQITLRLSQRTPARAEHSVVHHRNTSNMGYVVTAMAVVVLIAALGIPRLMRKPVKGQVAVATLQQPAAVKAAESRFEQKPAAGKVIPSGHMRQVSTGTPAAESSYAADVRAGKTPNADGQQKVVSRVVPSVPKSARDTIHGTIRVKVRVRVDPSGSVTGAKFVLRGPSKYFARLAMEAAMQWKFASEGGRDASREWMLPFEFGRNSTRVVPVEMSR; encoded by the coding sequence ATGGGTGAAGATTGGAAACGGTGGCAGGGCCGTGTGGTTGATGGTCACGTATTGGGCCAGTATTTGGGAGGGTCTGACCACAGTGCTGTCTTCCTCACGGAACGGAGTGAAGCTCCAGGTTCAAAGTTCGCAATAAAACTGATCGCGGCCGACCCGAAAGATGCGGAGGCGCAGCTCTCGCGCTGGAACTGGGCGGCGAAACTCTCTCACCCTCATTTGGTTCGGCTTTTTGAAATGGGTCGCTGCCAGTTGGACAAGAAACAGCTCCTGTTTGTAGTAATGGAATATGCGGAAGAGAATCTGTCACAGATCCTGCCGAAGCGTTCGCTGACGCCAGGGGAAGCCTACGAGATGCTTGCGCCTACTTTGGACGCATTGTCATTCATTCATCGCAAGGGATTGGTGCATGGCCATCTGAAGCCTTCCAATGTTCTAGCGGTCGGGGAACAGCTGAAACTTTCGAGCGACGGAATGTGCACCGTAGGCAGTGCTGCGAAAAAGCCGGCACAGCCTGGCGTGTACGACCCTCCCGTGAGTCGCGACCCGGCACTCTCACCGGCGGATGATGTCTGGTCGCTTGGGGTTCTAATTTGCGAGGCGCTGACGCAACGCCTGCCGGTGATCACCCCAGAACAGGATGTTGCAGCGGTTCCAGCGCAGATGCCGATTCCGCTGCTGGAGGTGGCGCGCCTTTGTCTGCGGGTCGCACCCCAGGAGCGCGGGAGCATCGAGCAGATTACTCTTCGCCTTTCGCAGAGGACGCCGGCGCGGGCCGAACATTCGGTAGTGCATCATCGAAACACCTCCAACATGGGTTACGTGGTGACCGCGATGGCGGTGGTGGTGCTTATAGCCGCGTTGGGTATCCCCAGGCTGATGCGAAAACCCGTGAAAGGGCAAGTGGCGGTTGCGACATTGCAACAGCCGGCAGCGGTGAAAGCAGCAGAATCCAGATTTGAGCAGAAGCCGGCCGCGGGAAAAGTCATTCCGAGCGGGCATATGCGGCAGGTTTCGACTGGCACGCCTGCAGCTGAGAGTTCTTATGCCGCTGACGTGCGGGCAGGAAAGACCCCGAACGCCGACGGGCAGCAAAAGGTGGTGAGCCGGGTTGTGCCCAGTGTCCCTAAATCGGCGAGAGATACCATTCACGGCACAATTCGGGTAAAGGTACGAGTGCGGGTAGATCCTTCGGGGAGCGTCACCGGGGCAAAGTTTGTTTTGCGAGGACCCAGCAAGTATTTTGCGCGGCTGGCGATGGAGGCCGCGATGCAGTGGAAATTTGCTTCCGAAGGCGGCCGAGACGCCTCGCGGGAATGGATGCTGCCTTTTGAGTTTGGACGGAACTCAACTCGAGTGGTTCCCGTCGAGATGTCCCGCTAG
- a CDS encoding MHYT domain-containing protein, producing MISSNVVLTGSHNHPLVALSVFIAISSSFAALDMAGRITVARGRVRLWWLAGGAVSLGLGIWAMHYVGMLAFQLPVEVRYHWPTVLLSVLTAIICSALALDIVSRGHLKAVPAWTSSFIIGSGISGMHYIGMAAMRLPAVRTYNHRLVLLSIAFAVLFSFLALRLAFFFRKDPRVIGLRKINAALVMGTAVSAMHYTGMAAARFTPSPLAPNFSHSVDISLLGALAIALATLVVQGAAILTCIVDRQFALRADQLQLSEQRYGQLLEAEASLHQLSADLLHTQDEERRRIARELHETAAQTLVALKMNLAKISRSECVRDPNTNSALAESIALAEECMKEIRTLSYLLHPPLLDEAGLGPALRWYATGFAERSGIAADLNLPPDLSRLPEEVETAIFRIVQEALTNIHRHSGSATATIALRQDVDHVELEVKDQGRGMGAVEVKKGAESPVTVGVGIAGMRERVNQLGGRLDIRSDKYGTTIKVTLPMNGVRWQEFAS from the coding sequence TTGATATCCTCCAACGTCGTTTTAACGGGGTCGCACAACCACCCGCTGGTGGCGCTCTCGGTTTTCATCGCCATTTCCTCTTCTTTCGCCGCACTCGATATGGCAGGGCGGATCACTGTCGCGCGCGGCAGGGTTCGTTTGTGGTGGTTGGCCGGTGGCGCCGTCTCCTTGGGCCTGGGCATCTGGGCGATGCACTACGTTGGCATGCTGGCTTTCCAGTTGCCTGTCGAGGTGCGCTACCACTGGCCGACCGTGCTTCTGTCGGTGTTGACTGCGATCATCTGTTCAGCATTGGCCCTGGATATAGTCAGCCGGGGGCACTTGAAGGCGGTTCCCGCCTGGACGAGCAGTTTCATCATTGGCAGTGGCATTTCCGGCATGCATTACATAGGCATGGCAGCCATGCGTCTGCCCGCCGTGCGCACGTACAACCACCGGCTTGTGCTCCTCTCAATTGCCTTTGCAGTTCTGTTTTCGTTTCTTGCGCTGCGACTGGCGTTCTTCTTCAGAAAAGATCCCAGAGTAATCGGATTGCGAAAGATCAACGCTGCCTTGGTAATGGGTACTGCCGTTTCGGCAATGCATTACACTGGCATGGCGGCCGCCAGGTTTACGCCCTCGCCGCTCGCTCCCAACTTCTCCCACAGCGTTGACATTTCGCTGTTGGGCGCGCTCGCCATCGCTCTCGCGACACTCGTCGTCCAGGGTGCAGCAATATTGACTTGCATCGTGGATCGGCAATTTGCGCTCCGAGCCGACCAGTTGCAGCTTAGTGAACAACGCTATGGACAACTCCTGGAAGCGGAAGCCTCGCTCCACCAACTTTCCGCCGACCTCCTGCACACACAGGACGAGGAACGCCGACGCATTGCACGAGAACTGCACGAAACCGCGGCCCAAACGCTGGTGGCCTTGAAAATGAACCTGGCGAAGATCAGCCGCTCCGAATGCGTGCGCGATCCAAACACGAATTCAGCCCTCGCGGAAAGCATTGCGCTGGCAGAAGAGTGCATGAAGGAGATCCGGACCCTCTCTTACCTGCTCCACCCGCCTCTATTGGACGAGGCGGGGCTGGGTCCGGCCCTGAGGTGGTATGCCACTGGATTTGCTGAACGCAGCGGGATTGCCGCTGACCTGAATCTCCCGCCTGACCTCAGTCGATTGCCTGAGGAAGTTGAGACCGCAATCTTTCGCATCGTGCAGGAAGCCCTCACCAACATTCACCGTCACTCGGGCAGCGCCACTGCCACTATCGCGCTCAGACAGGATGTTGACCACGTGGAACTGGAGGTAAAAGACCAGGGCCGGGGAATGGGCGCTGTCGAGGTAAAGAAAGGCGCGGAATCGCCGGTCACGGTGGGGGTCGGTATCGCGGGAATGCGCGAGCGAGTGAACCAATTGGGCGGGCGGCTGGACATCCGGTCTGACAAATACGGGACCACAATCAAGGTGACTCTGCCGATGAACGGAGTAAGGTGGCAAGAGTTCGCATCCTGA
- a CDS encoding antibiotic biosynthesis monooxygenase, translating to MVVIVFRSKLTSAAGEDYAAMDAELSRRVRTYPGFIAVKSFQAEDGERLTIVWWKDRISLKEWQHDPRHLQAKSAGRQRWYEYYKMEVAEVFHESGFERAHSIEDMISAIVGEHA from the coding sequence ATGGTCGTCATCGTCTTCCGTTCGAAACTTACATCCGCCGCCGGCGAAGATTACGCTGCCATGGACGCTGAGCTGAGCCGCCGCGTCAGAACTTATCCCGGTTTTATCGCGGTAAAGAGCTTCCAGGCGGAAGATGGCGAACGCCTGACCATTGTCTGGTGGAAGGACCGCATCAGCCTGAAAGAATGGCAGCATGATCCCCGCCATTTGCAAGCCAAGAGCGCAGGACGCCAGCGCTGGTACGAGTACTACAAGATGGAAGTGGCCGAAGTCTTCCACGAATCCGGCTTCGAAAGGGCGCACTCAATTGAAGATATGATCTCTGCCATCGTTGGGGAGCACGCATGA